The Corallococcus silvisoli genome contains the following window.
CGACACGGCGTTCCGGAGCGCGGGGGACGCGGACGCGAAGCGGCGCCTCTTCGAGCTCTGCTACGAGTGGTTGATGAAGGACTCCCTGGCGGGCGGTGGCGTGAAGGAGGCCCTGGACCGGCCCGGGGAGATCCGCAACGGCAGATATGTCCCGGCGCACCCGGTGACCGCCACGGGGCGGCTCGCGGCGGGGCAGTCAGCCCGGCTCGTCGAGCGGCGGCCGGACGTGGGGACCGTGCTCACCCTCAAGGAGAGCGACCACTCCACGTACATGGATGGCTATACCCCCGTGGAGTTCGAGGACCTGGCCGCGAACCAGGTCTACGACGTGCTCTACTGCGGGCAGCACGACCTCAGCGTCCGGCTCTTGTCAGCGGGCTCCCGGCCCAAGGCGGCGGTCCTCAAGCCCGAGCCGTTATGAGCGTGGGGGCGGGGGCGTTGGTGGCCGCTCACCCTTCGCGGGGGGCCGCCGCGCGGGACAGCCGGTCGCGCACGGCGATGCCCAGGCCGCTGGCGGCGGGCAGGCAGGCCACGAGCACGTCGTGGCCCTGTTCATCCGCCTCCCGCAGCCGCGCATAGAGGACGCGCGCGGCCTCCGCCGGTTGTCTGGGATCGCGTATTCAAGGGAGGGTTTTGCCTGCACCGTGGTCCCTTGATACGATTTCTATATGCTTCGGCTTGAGGCCCTAACGCCCTCAAGATCGCTGAGGCTTCGAATGCGTGCTCAGTCGTGGCAACCGGTTAGGGGTGAGGTCAGAGTTGCCTCACGAGGATGAGGATGCACCCGAGATGGAGGAAGCCGAGGAAGTTCTCCACCTTCACCTCGTAGTGGGTGACGAGGTGCCGAAAGTCCTGAAGCTAGACAAAGAGTCGCTCCACCTTCCAGTGTCGGCGGTTTCGACGTGGCTCTCGCCCATCCTGGTCTTCGTCTCGTGCGCTCGGCGGTGGGGCACAATGAACCTCGCTCCTCGCTCGTGCCACAGTCGCTCGTCGAAAGATTTCGGCTTCGTGTCCGCGAGGCGGTGCACGCTCGCGAAGACCGGTAAAGTTGCCAAACTTAGAAGGACTGAGCGGAGCCTGCTGAAGGACCTAAACAGTCCGATGTAAGAATCAGAGGAACGGCAATCAATGAGACCAGACACCTTCGTCGAGAGCGTTATCGCGAGATGCGAAGCATTGAAAGCAGCACGGCTCTGGCATGGAGAACCCGCAATCAGGCCAAGAGCATGGCTTGAAAATTTTTCTCCAGCCGATCGGCTGATTGGTGCTGCAATCTTGAGTCAGTTTATTTTTATTGCTGATGCTCATGCCAATAAGATGATCACAGCGGCTTTCGGTCGTTTGGTGGAGCAGGTTGCCGTCGGGGCTACATCGGATGCAGAAAGAAGGCGGGTGCTGGATTCGTTTCTTGCTAACGCTGTCTTTACAAGGACAGAGGGCGAGGACCCGAATCCAACAGATTCAGGAAATATGTACTGCCGAAAAGTCCGGCAGGTGCTGCAGATTCCAGAGTCTCGTATTCTTGAGCCACATGATGCATTGCAGGCTGCGTGTTCCGGTGCGCCTGTTGTCTTTGTGGATGACTTTATTGGCTCGGGCAATCAAATGATTGAGACTTGGAAGAGGCCGTACAGGGCAGGTAGCTTGGGTTCGTTTGAAGATGCTTTTTCTGCGAATCCCTTTGATGTTCATTATCTATGCATAGTGGCGAGTTCGTATGGCATGAGTAGTCTCCGGGATGAGGCGGAGATGATTAGTGTTCATTGTGCTCACGAGCTTGATGAGGGCTACTCAGTGAGACGTATCGATGAGTCGCTGAGCTTGGCGGGTGTATCTCCTGTGTCTGGATCTGTCGAGGAATTTCTTGAGCGAGCAAGTCAGGGATTGATTTTGCCTGCGTATATGCGTACTGGAACGCAGTATAAGTATGGGTATCATGACTTGGCGTTAACGTTGGCCTTCGAGCATTCAGTTCCTGATGCGACGATCCCTATTATTTGGGCGCCGAGCAATTCATCTTCATGGGTCCCACTTTGTCCGAGGCGATAATGGATTCGACAAGAGCAGTCCTGTCAGACATGTTTGGCGACTATCGGGCCGAGTGGCGGCCTGATTTATTTGCAAGTCTTTTTATTCGACCAACGTATTTCGGAAATCTCGAGTCGAGAAAGCCCTGTGTCTTGGTTGGAGGTCGAGGAACGGGGAAGACAACCGCACTTAAATCTCTTCGTTATGACGCGACAGCTTCACGCCTTAGGCTTTCTGTGGGTGGGCGTCTTCCTTATCTCGGCGTGTACTTGCGCATAAATAAAAACAGAGTGCGTGCATTTCAGGGGGCGGGTCTCGATAAGGAGAGGTGGATTCGTCTGTTCTCGCATTACTTTAATCTTCTCGTTGTTTCTGAGTTCACACGCCTCTATTTGTGGCTTGTGGATAATGAGCATTGGCCAAGGCCCAATAGCGAGTCGCTGCGAGACGTGGCGGAGACCCTTGGACTCACGGGGGTGGATTCTCTAGAGGCCCTTGCGGGCATGTTGCGGAGTTCGCTTAATCTGCTTGAGCTGCATGTGAATAATATCGGCAAGTCCGAAGCGCCAGTCGTTTCTATGCCTGAGGCGCCAATCAGGGCGTTTGTTGATATGTTTATGCTTTGTCCGGAGCTGAATGGTAGGCATGTGTATTGTTGTGTTGATGAGTATGAGAATTTACTGGCGTTGCAGCAGGCCGTGGTTAATACGTACGTGAAGCACTGTGAGCTGCCTCTTTCGTACAAGGTCGGGGTTAGGCGATATGGCATTCGCAGTCGGCATACACTTGATGCGTCGGATCTGCTTCGGGCTCCGGAGGATTACGATGAGATAGATGTCTCTACTGAGGAGGGTGTTTTTGAGGGGTTTGCCCTGGAGATTGCTTCGATCCGACTGCGGAGAGCTAATGAACTTGGCGTTGCCGTTGACTCGGATATCGGAAATTTGCTGCTGGAATATTCGCGAAGAGAAGAGGCTCTTGTTCTTGGTGCGAGCGAAATATCTGAGCGAGTGATTGGAGAGCTTAGGGCGTTGGGGCGGCCAGAAGTTATAAAATGGGCAGAGGATCAGAGAAGAGAAGATCTCTACTTTCTCAGATATTGGGCCGAGGCTGGAGGCGAATCAATAGAAGAGCTTGCCCTGGATTGGATGGGAAATCCCGAGAGGTGGGTGGATCGTCTCAATAATTATGGATATGCCAGCTTGTTCTGGTTGTCCAAAGGGCGAAAGGGCGTCCGCATTCGGAAGTACTATTGCGGAATTAAGACGTTCCTGAGCTTGTCTTCAGGGAATATTCGATATTTCTTGGAACTCGTTGATGAGAGCATTCTTCGGCATTTTGCGGCTAGCCAGAATGAGAATGGCTCTCAGGTTCGTATCAGCCAGAGAGAGCAGACTGAGGCAGCCCGGACAGTTGCGAAAAGACGACTTGAGCAGCTTGAGGGGTTGAGCGAGCATGGTGCTGCGCTTAAGCGGCTAGTGCTTGGTTTGGGGAAGGTCTTCTTTGAGTTCGCCCGATCGCCTCAGGGGCACACTCCAGAGGTGAGTTCCTTTGTTCTTGGTGGCGACCAGGATAAGAAAAGCGAGCTTCTTCCCATTATGTATGACGGTGTTGGGCACCTGGCGCTAGAGGCCACTCCGCGAACAAAGGCTACGAGTGTCCTTGAGATGAAAGATGATGAGTTTCGCCTTCATCCTATATTTTGCCCGTTCTTTGAATTCTCGCACCGAAAGAAGCGCAGGGTAACTTTTAGGGCTGAGTGGCTCCTTCTGCTGGCTGGTGACGATCCGAGTAGTGCTATGTCTAACTTGTTGAGAGGGCGTGATGTGTCTAGTTCCGAGGAGTTGCCTGAGCAGTTGGCTATGTTCTCGGCATTCTATGAAGGAGGGGGGGAGCGATGAGTGCGCTGCACCAGGGGAGTTTGAAGACGAGAACGTTTTCGAGCTTGGGACTGGGGGATCTGTTGGAGCACCCGGTCTGTATTTATGCGGGGGCCGGACCGGACGAGCGAAGTGCTCTGTCTGTTTGGAAGGAGCGGGCGGCTCATTTTCCCGAAAAGTGTATTGCTGTTGTTAGGGAGAATGCTGATGAAATCGTAGTTTGTAGGAGTGGAGCGGAGTGGTCGGTTGCGCTTCGGGATGAAGAAGGGCTTTCCGCGCTCTTTCGAAACACATCTGGTGCTTATGTTGATATTTCTGGACTTAGTCATCATGTATGGGCGCCTGTTGTTCGGTCGGCATTGGGAGTGTGTAGCAACGTTTGGGCGATATATGCCGAGCCGCTTGGCTATAGGGTTCACCCTAGTCCGTCATCGTTCACTGTTTTTGATTTGAGTGATGGTTTTTCTGGTCTGTCTCCATTGCCTGGCTTTGCTAGGCTGGGGGGGCCGGAGGATGAGACCCAGGCTGTGTTTGTGCCGTTTTTGGGTTTCGAGGGAATGAGGGTGAAGTCGCTTGCTATGAGTCTCGATCCGATCCCCAAGACAATCCCTGTTGTTGGTTTACCAGGATATAGAGTGGAATTTCCGGCGCATGCTGTCGCGAGTAATCGTGATTTCTTGGAGGAGCAAAGGGCTTTAGGGGAGATAAGACTGGCGAGAGCAAGTTGCCCGTTTGAGGCGTATGATACGCTTGCTGAGATTCAGCGGGACTTTCCGGGAAGATATATGTACATAGCTCCTATTGGAACCAAACCCCAGGCTCTTGGGGCTGTGCTTTATGCGCTTGGGCATTCCGGGTCTTCTGAGTTAATGTATGACCACCCGAAGCGAAAACAAAATCGAAGTCGAGGGGTTGGTCGTGTTCATGTTTATTCGATCAAGTGAAAATGTCCGCATTGGCCGATAGGTACTATACTCCTGTTGATGTCGCTGAAAGATTGGCGATGGCGTTTAGGTGTTTTGACGTATCGGTCGTGATCGATCCTGCTTGTGGGGACGGGCGTCTTTTGGCTGCTGCTGCTAAGGTATTCCCCGCTGCATCTCTGCTGGGGATTGATGTGGACCGGTCGGCCATTAGAAAACTACGCCTCCGTCAACCATCATGGATTGTTTCGAATGCCAATATGCTGTCGCAGCAATCTCGGCGCAGGTCGGTGGTTGGTTCGACTGATTTGAAGTGTGACTTGGTTGTTGCTAATCCGCCTTTTAGTATGGGGCCTTCTAAGGGCTGTTTTTTTGAATATGGCGGTGGAGTTTTTAGGGCTAGTTTGGCGATGCGTTATTTGCTGGAGAGTGTGTTTTTTTTTAGACCGAGTGTTGGTTTTGCGGCAGTGCTTCCTGAGTCGTCGGCTTACTCTGTGATGGACGCAGAGGCCCGTGCTTGCCTTGACCAATTTTATTCTTGGGCGGTCGTTGAGCGACTTCCGAGGACTGCATTCGCTGGAACAAGGGCTCGGTCAATCCTTGTGATTGGCTGGAATAAAGGACGAATTGGCCCTCGTTTGGCGCGAACGTCGCTTGCGAAAAGAAAAACAATTGGTCATGAGAAATTGGTGCGCGGCGGATTGCCAATGCATGAGGCTCGCGAGTGGAAGTTTGGTATCCCGTTTCTTCATACTACTGCGCTCGTGCCTCTCGGAGCTGGAGGAGCCGGATTTTTGCCGCAGGTTTTTCCCATTGGCAGGGGGATCGTCATGGGTCCGGCAGTTGCTTTTCCTAGAATTGGTGAGATCGGTAAGGGACAAGTAGTGGTGATTCCGGCCGGCCTTCGTGTCCAGTTGTCTGATTGTGTTATGGCTGTTCGGGCGGATACAGCCTCGGATGCGGCGCGAATTCGAAAGACTATTCTTTCGAGATGGGATGGTTTTGCTGCTCTGTTTAAGGGTACTGGCGCTCGCTATGTTACGGTAGATAGGATGGTTGCGTGGCTTGATGAGCAGGTGTTGCTTGGGTAATGGCATCTGATATGTCGGAACAGAGTCGATGAGCAGGTGTGCTGGCCACGGCAGTATCGCTTCCGACGTTGACGGGCTTCATTCATGTGAGGCTGTTCAGAAGGCAAAGATGCTACAGCAGTCGTACTGGGCCTTTCCGAAGTGACAATGGCTCGTTGCGCAATTCGTTGCTGCGCGGAAACGATGCTGGCTGGGACGCCTGCGCATCACAGCAATAGAGTCGTCGACCGTGGGGTGCATTGGGTCCCGAGTTTTAGCGGGGGGCCGCCGCGCGGGACAGCCGGTCGCGCACGGCGATGCCCAGGCCGCTGGCGGCGGGCAGGCAGGCCACGAGCACGTCGTGGCCCTGTTCGTCCGCTTCCCGCAGCCGCGCATAGAGGACGCGCGCGGCCTCCGCCGGCTCCCCTGGAACGTCGAACCGCCGCACGTCCCCAGGCAATGACAGCGACGCGGGGCCCAGCACGCCCACGCGCAGTCCCTGGGCCCGCAGGGCCTCCACCCGCTGGAGTGCTTCCCCCGGCTCCGCCAGCACCACGCCCGCTCGCGGCGCGTAGTGCGAGGCGAGCGAACCCGACACGCGCACCGTGGAGGACGCGCGCACCGGCACCGCGCGCCCCAGCACGCGCTCCACGTCCTCCGTCGCCAGACCGCCAGGCCGGAGGATGGCCGGGGCTCCCGACGACAGGTCCACGATGGTCGACTCCACGCCCACCGTGGACGCGCCTCCGTCCAGCACCAGGTCCACGTCCGTGCCCAGGTCCCGCTGGACGTGCTCCGCCGTCGTCGGGCTCACCCTGCCGAAGCGGTTGGCGCTGGGCGCGGCCACGCCTCCGCCCAACTGGCGCAGCACCTCCAGCGCCACCGGATGTCCCGGCACGCGCAGCGCCACCGTGTCCTGGCCTCCCGTCACGGCGTCCGTCGCCCTCGCCGTGCGCGGCAGCACCAGGGTCAGCGGCCCCGGCCAGAACGCCCGCGCCAGGGCCTTCGCTTCGTCCGGCACCTCGCGGGCCCACGCGGACAGGTGCTCCGCGCCCGGGATGTGGACGATGAGCGGGTGGGTCGCGGGCCGGCCCTTGATGGCGAAGACGCGACGCACCGCCAGCTCGTCCTCGGCGTTGGCCGCGAGTCCGTAGACCGTTTCTGTTGGCAGGGCGATGACGCCACCGCGTCGCAGCAATTCGACTGCACGGTCGAGGAGGTCGGGATTAAGCATGCGCGGGTCGCACTGTCTCCCCAGGAGAAACCATGGGCAAGTCGCACGTTTTCGATGCGCGCAGCCAGATGCCTGTCCCCCCCGCCGACCTCTTCTCCTGGCACGCCCGCGAGGGAGCCTTCGAACGCCTGTCGCCCCCCTGGGAGACCGCCGAGGTCGTGGAGCGCACGGGCGACGGCATCCACCCCGGCGCTCGCGTCGTCGTGCGAATCCACCTGGGGCCCATCCCCCAGCGCCTGGTCGCCGAGCACACCGGCTATGTGGAGGGCGTGAGCTTCCAGGACACCCAGCGTGAAGGCCCCTTCGTGAAGTGGGTGCACGACCATCGCATGCTCCGCGCGGGCTCCCCGGACGCCTCCGTCCTGGAGGACGCCATCCAGTACGAGCTGCCCGTGGGGACGCTCGGGGACACCTTCGGCGGGGGCTACGCGCGCAAGCGCCTGGAGCGGATGTTCGCGTACCGCCACACGCTCACCCGCGCGGACCTGCGCCGTCACGCCGCCTTCGCGGACCAGGGCCCGCTCACCGTGGCCATTGGGGGCGCCTCCGGCCTGCTGGGGTCGGCGCTGTCGGCGTTCCTCACCACCGGCGGACACCGCGTGAAGCGGCTGGTGCGCGGCCGTGCGAACGCGGCGCGGGGCGACATCCCGTGGGCGCCCGACAAGGGCACCGTCGACGCGGCCGGGTTGGAGGGCGTGGACGCGGTGGTGCACCTGTCCGGCTCCAACGTGGGCGAGGGCCGCTGGACGCCCGAGCGCAAGGAGGAGATCCTCAAGAGCCGCACGGACAGCACCCGCCTGCTGTGCGAGACCCTGGCCCGCGCGAGCCGCAAGCCCCGCGTGCTCATCTGCGCCTCCGCCGTCGGCTTCTACGGCAACCGGGGCGACGCGGAGGTCACCGAGGCGTCCTCCTCCGGTGACGGCTTCCTCGCGGACGTCACGCGCCAGTGGGAGGCCTCCACCGCGGCGGCCGAGGCCGCGGGCATCCGCGTGGTGCACCTGCGCATCGGCGTGGTGCTGGACGCGCGGGGCGGGGCGCTCGCGAAGCTGGCGCTCGCGACCCAGGCGGGCGGCGGCGGCCCGGTCGCCTCCGGCAAGCAGTGGCTGAGCTGGGTGGCGCTGGAGGACGTGCTGGGCCTCATCCAGCTGTCCCTCTTCACGCCGTCCATCCGGGGCCCCCTCAACGCGGTGTCCCCGAACGCGGTGCGACAGGGCGAGCTGGCGAAGGTGCTCGGCCGGGTGCTCCACCGTCCCGCCGTCTTCCCGCTGCCCGCCGCCGTGGTGAAGACCGTGTTTGGCGAGATGGGGGAGGAGACCCTGCT
Protein-coding sequences here:
- a CDS encoding Sua5 family C-terminal domain-containing protein yields the protein MRDPRQPAEAARVLYARLREADEQGHDVLVACLPAASGLGIAVRDRLSRAAAPREG
- a CDS encoding phosphoribosyltransferase-like protein, producing the protein MRPDTFVESVIARCEALKAARLWHGEPAIRPRAWLENFSPADRLIGAAILSQFIFIADAHANKMITAAFGRLVEQVAVGATSDAERRRVLDSFLANAVFTRTEGEDPNPTDSGNMYCRKVRQVLQIPESRILEPHDALQAACSGAPVVFVDDFIGSGNQMIETWKRPYRAGSLGSFEDAFSANPFDVHYLCIVASSYGMSSLRDEAEMISVHCAHELDEGYSVRRIDESLSLAGVSPVSGSVEEFLERASQGLILPAYMRTGTQYKYGYHDLALTLAFEHSVPDATIPIIWAPSNSSSWVPLCPRR
- a CDS encoding ORC-CDC6 family AAA ATPase, which produces MFGDYRAEWRPDLFASLFIRPTYFGNLESRKPCVLVGGRGTGKTTALKSLRYDATASRLRLSVGGRLPYLGVYLRINKNRVRAFQGAGLDKERWIRLFSHYFNLLVVSEFTRLYLWLVDNEHWPRPNSESLRDVAETLGLTGVDSLEALAGMLRSSLNLLELHVNNIGKSEAPVVSMPEAPIRAFVDMFMLCPELNGRHVYCCVDEYENLLALQQAVVNTYVKHCELPLSYKVGVRRYGIRSRHTLDASDLLRAPEDYDEIDVSTEEGVFEGFALEIASIRLRRANELGVAVDSDIGNLLLEYSRREEALVLGASEISERVIGELRALGRPEVIKWAEDQRREDLYFLRYWAEAGGESIEELALDWMGNPERWVDRLNNYGYASLFWLSKGRKGVRIRKYYCGIKTFLSLSSGNIRYFLELVDESILRHFAASQNENGSQVRISQREQTEAARTVAKRRLEQLEGLSEHGAALKRLVLGLGKVFFEFARSPQGHTPEVSSFVLGGDQDKKSELLPIMYDGVGHLALEATPRTKATSVLEMKDDEFRLHPIFCPFFEFSHRKKRRVTFRAEWLLLLAGDDPSSAMSNLLRGRDVSSSEELPEQLAMFSAFYEGGGER
- a CDS encoding N-6 DNA methylase, which encodes MSALADRYYTPVDVAERLAMAFRCFDVSVVIDPACGDGRLLAAAAKVFPAASLLGIDVDRSAIRKLRLRQPSWIVSNANMLSQQSRRRSVVGSTDLKCDLVVANPPFSMGPSKGCFFEYGGGVFRASLAMRYLLESVFFFRPSVGFAAVLPESSAYSVMDAEARACLDQFYSWAVVERLPRTAFAGTRARSILVIGWNKGRIGPRLARTSLAKRKTIGHEKLVRGGLPMHEAREWKFGIPFLHTTALVPLGAGGAGFLPQVFPIGRGIVMGPAVAFPRIGEIGKGQVVVIPAGLRVQLSDCVMAVRADTASDAARIRKTILSRWDGFAALFKGTGARYVTVDRMVAWLDEQVLLG
- a CDS encoding L-threonylcarbamoyladenylate synthase, translated to MLRRGGVIALPTETVYGLAANAEDELAVRRVFAIKGRPATHPLIVHIPGAEHLSAWAREVPDEAKALARAFWPGPLTLVLPRTARATDAVTGGQDTVALRVPGHPVALEVLRQLGGGVAAPSANRFGRVSPTTAEHVQRDLGTDVDLVLDGGASTVGVESTIVDLSSGAPAILRPGGLATEDVERVLGRAVPVRASSTVRVSGSLASHYAPRAGVVLAEPGEALQRVEALRAQGLRVGVLGPASLSLPGDVRRFDVPGEPAEAARVLYARLREADEQGHDVLVACLPAASGLGIAVRDRLSRAAAPR
- a CDS encoding TIGR01777 family oxidoreductase, translating into MGKSHVFDARSQMPVPPADLFSWHAREGAFERLSPPWETAEVVERTGDGIHPGARVVVRIHLGPIPQRLVAEHTGYVEGVSFQDTQREGPFVKWVHDHRMLRAGSPDASVLEDAIQYELPVGTLGDTFGGGYARKRLERMFAYRHTLTRADLRRHAAFADQGPLTVAIGGASGLLGSALSAFLTTGGHRVKRLVRGRANAARGDIPWAPDKGTVDAAGLEGVDAVVHLSGSNVGEGRWTPERKEEILKSRTDSTRLLCETLARASRKPRVLICASAVGFYGNRGDAEVTEASSSGDGFLADVTRQWEASTAAAEAAGIRVVHLRIGVVLDARGGALAKLALATQAGGGGPVASGKQWLSWVALEDVLGLIQLSLFTPSIRGPLNAVSPNAVRQGELAKVLGRVLHRPAVFPLPAAVVKTVFGEMGEETLLSSTHALPTVAQAHRFPFLFPDLEGALRFTLGRTTDGAEYRHG